A single Xylella taiwanensis DNA region contains:
- a CDS encoding beta-mannosidase produces MSQHPSIACFRLALLPLLTFGSTCITWAAPPRTQPLNSGWHVRYAPGQTKAPTIPLKATTWLPAHVPGTVQSDLIAAGVVPDPFYRDQEAHIQWVGLSDWQYHTRFQVNAATLTRQHAELVFDGLDTLATVTLNGTPLLDTNNMFRHWRVNAKPLLKHGENILDVTLYSPIKKIQPWLAQQPYALPGSYDSAFGDEPAARHSATYVRKAPYQFGWDWGPRIVTSGLWKEVKLETWDATRIDDLHIAQQRVDASVAQLEAQLTLDAGRDGPAQITLHVFDPDGRQILQHREQRTLDTGHNRINLPVRITQPRRWFPAGYGAPDRYTFAATVRDAAGDIQRVERITGLRTVALRREQDQWGKSMALVVNGIPIFAKGANLIPLDSIPTRVTEATMRHTLEDAREANMNMLRIWGGGHYQDERFYTLADALGIMIWQDFMFGGAIPPDDVDFRENTRQEAIEQITRLRDHPSIVLWCGNNEVQTGWEHWDDRIRFKQSLAHEERSRIERGMTILFGSVLREAVKLYSPGIPYWATSPGTDFDGPADQTNDGDMHYWKVWGNPALPVTEYLNVTPRFMSEYGLQSFPDIRTIRTFARPEDLSPESQVMRAHQKFDNGRGNQRLLLYIRREFGEPKDFESFVYLSQLMQAEGIAIAAQHLRAARPQTMGSLYWQLNDVWPGASWSSIDYAGRWKALHYHARHFYAPVMIAALRKDGTTTVSLVSDRTVPLEVRWRLRVLDMDGTALNTHEQKTTIAPLSSRQIAQYSDAQLLGQADPEHSVAVFELLNGNTILSRQTVFFDAAKHLKLPQPHIRSAWKADHGMYLLTLTSPAFAREVWLSFGDIDARLSDNAFDLLPGEPLTVQIRSAAPLAQLQKALQIRDVAATLASAPSEPVESK; encoded by the coding sequence ATGTCGCAGCATCCCTCTATCGCCTGCTTCCGCTTGGCCCTCCTCCCCCTGCTCACCTTCGGCAGCACCTGTATCACCTGGGCCGCCCCACCCAGGACCCAACCCCTCAACAGCGGCTGGCACGTCCGGTACGCTCCTGGTCAAACCAAAGCCCCCACGATCCCCTTAAAGGCAACCACCTGGCTGCCCGCACACGTACCCGGCACGGTGCAGAGCGACCTCATCGCCGCCGGTGTCGTACCCGATCCGTTTTACCGTGATCAAGAAGCGCACATTCAATGGGTCGGCCTAAGCGACTGGCAATACCACACCCGCTTTCAGGTCAACGCGGCCACACTGACCCGCCAGCACGCCGAACTGGTGTTCGACGGCCTGGATACCCTGGCCACCGTGACACTCAACGGCACGCCACTGCTCGATACCAACAACATGTTCCGGCACTGGCGCGTGAACGCAAAGCCATTGCTCAAGCACGGCGAAAACATCCTGGACGTGACGCTGTACTCACCGATCAAGAAGATCCAGCCCTGGCTGGCACAACAACCCTATGCGCTACCCGGCTCCTACGACTCAGCATTCGGCGACGAACCGGCAGCACGCCACAGCGCTACCTACGTCCGCAAAGCACCCTACCAGTTTGGGTGGGACTGGGGACCACGCATCGTCACCTCTGGCCTCTGGAAGGAAGTGAAGCTGGAGACCTGGGACGCTACCCGCATTGATGACCTACATATCGCCCAGCAGCGCGTGGACGCCAGCGTCGCACAACTGGAAGCACAACTCACCCTGGACGCAGGGCGAGACGGCCCCGCGCAGATCACACTGCACGTCTTCGACCCAGACGGCCGCCAAATCCTGCAACACCGCGAACAGCGCACCCTCGACACGGGCCACAATCGCATCAACCTGCCCGTGCGTATTACCCAACCGCGGCGCTGGTTCCCTGCAGGCTATGGTGCCCCGGACCGCTATACCTTTGCAGCCACAGTCCGCGATGCCGCCGGCGACATCCAACGGGTCGAACGCATCACCGGCCTGCGTACCGTCGCACTGCGCCGCGAACAAGACCAATGGGGCAAGAGCATGGCCCTTGTGGTCAACGGCATTCCGATCTTCGCCAAAGGTGCCAACCTGATCCCACTCGATAGCATTCCCACCCGCGTCACCGAGGCCACCATGCGCCACACCCTGGAAGACGCGCGTGAGGCCAACATGAACATGTTGCGCATCTGGGGTGGTGGCCACTATCAGGACGAACGCTTCTACACACTTGCCGACGCACTGGGCATCATGATTTGGCAAGACTTCATGTTCGGCGGCGCCATCCCGCCCGACGACGTCGACTTCCGCGAAAACACCCGGCAAGAAGCCATCGAACAAATCACGCGCCTGCGTGACCACCCCAGCATCGTCCTGTGGTGCGGCAATAACGAAGTGCAAACTGGTTGGGAACACTGGGACGACCGGATTAGATTTAAACAATCCCTGGCCCATGAAGAACGCAGCCGGATTGAGCGTGGCATGACAATCCTGTTCGGCAGCGTCCTGCGTGAAGCCGTGAAGCTGTATTCACCAGGCATCCCATACTGGGCCACCTCCCCCGGCACCGACTTCGACGGCCCCGCAGACCAAACCAACGACGGCGACATGCACTACTGGAAGGTCTGGGGTAACCCAGCACTGCCAGTGACCGAATACCTCAATGTCACGCCGCGCTTCATGTCCGAGTATGGGCTGCAATCATTTCCGGATATACGCACCATCCGCACCTTCGCGCGGCCAGAGGATCTGTCCCCAGAATCGCAGGTGATGCGTGCGCACCAGAAATTCGACAACGGTCGCGGCAACCAACGCCTGCTGCTGTACATCCGCCGCGAATTCGGCGAACCAAAAGACTTCGAAAGCTTCGTCTACCTGAGTCAACTGATGCAAGCCGAGGGCATTGCGATAGCGGCGCAGCACCTGCGCGCCGCACGGCCACAGACAATGGGCTCGCTGTACTGGCAACTCAACGATGTCTGGCCAGGGGCCTCCTGGTCGAGCATTGATTACGCAGGACGCTGGAAGGCACTGCACTACCACGCACGTCACTTCTACGCGCCCGTCATGATCGCCGCGCTACGTAAAGACGGCACCACCACTGTCTCCCTCGTCTCCGACCGCACCGTGCCACTGGAAGTACGCTGGCGCCTGCGCGTCCTGGACATGGACGGCACAGCATTGAACACACACGAGCAAAAAACGACCATCGCGCCATTGAGCAGCCGCCAGATCGCGCAGTACAGCGACGCACAACTGCTTGGTCAAGCCGATCCTGAACACAGTGTGGCTGTGTTCGAACTATTGAATGGCAACACCATCCTGTCACGTCAGACCGTGTTTTTCGACGCCGCCAAACACCTGAAACTCCCGCAGCCACACATCCGCAGCGCCTGGAAAGCAGATCACGGCATGTATCTACTCACCCTGACCAGCCCAGCGTTTGCACGCGAAGTATGGCTGTCGTTTGGCGATATCGATGCACGGCTCTCAGATAACGCCTTCGACCTGCTGCCCGGAGAACCGCTGACCGTGCAGATCCGTAGTGCCGCCCCACTTGCACAATTACAAAAGGCGCTGCAGATACGCGACGTGGCCGCAACCCTGGCCAGCGCACCATCGGAACCGGTCGAATCCAAATGA
- a CDS encoding glycosyl hydrolase family 18 protein: MTKRSLALLLTLIFAVPAAAKNPTALFYLMGTQKSTNSFLAHADKIDTLVPTWYSVDPKGLVNGAPNERIYRIAQKKKITVTPILSMSGGRNGFHQLLYDEAAKKRMNDFLVHESKARGYKGFQFDFENIAQADRNAYTLMVKQTADTLHKAGMTLSVAVVPNAPGHPEEGGRFAKWMWEYWRGAYDLKALGQAADLISLMTYDQHTRWTTPGPVDGMPWIKKHLEYALTLVPKEKLSLGIATYGYRWFTGDPVKKDGTEGPNISGANIDADQSFPLAIEQKAIVQWDPIEQESWFYFYRDNMREWVFRPDAHSFRARYDLVKQSGLEGFSSWVLGAEDPKVWDELPLATR; this comes from the coding sequence ATGACGAAACGTTCTTTAGCCCTGCTGCTAACGCTCATATTTGCTGTACCCGCTGCCGCTAAAAATCCGACCGCCCTGTTCTATCTGATGGGCACCCAGAAATCGACCAACTCTTTCCTGGCCCACGCCGACAAAATCGACACACTGGTACCCACGTGGTACAGCGTAGACCCCAAAGGACTTGTCAACGGCGCACCGAACGAACGCATCTACCGCATCGCCCAAAAAAAGAAAATCACCGTCACCCCGATTCTATCGATGTCCGGCGGCCGCAATGGTTTTCACCAACTGCTGTATGACGAAGCAGCAAAGAAACGGATGAACGACTTTCTAGTGCATGAAAGCAAGGCACGTGGCTACAAAGGCTTCCAATTCGATTTCGAAAACATCGCCCAAGCCGACCGTAACGCCTATACGCTGATGGTCAAACAGACCGCCGATACGCTGCATAAAGCTGGCATGACCCTATCGGTCGCTGTGGTCCCCAATGCTCCTGGCCACCCAGAAGAAGGAGGCCGCTTCGCCAAATGGATGTGGGAATACTGGCGCGGCGCATACGACCTGAAAGCTCTGGGTCAGGCCGCCGACCTGATCAGCCTGATGACCTACGACCAGCACACCCGCTGGACCACCCCCGGCCCCGTTGACGGCATGCCGTGGATCAAAAAGCACCTGGAATATGCATTGACCCTGGTACCTAAGGAAAAATTATCCTTAGGAATTGCCACGTATGGCTACCGCTGGTTCACCGGTGACCCCGTCAAGAAAGACGGCACCGAAGGTCCCAACATTTCGGGCGCCAACATCGACGCCGACCAATCCTTCCCATTAGCTATCGAACAGAAAGCCATCGTGCAATGGGATCCTATAGAACAAGAATCATGGTTCTACTTTTACCGCGACAACATGCGCGAGTGGGTATTCCGCCCGGACGCACATAGCTTCCGTGCCCGCTATGACCTAGTGAAGCAGAGCGGACTGGAAGGTTTCAGTTCCTGGGTGCTTGGCGCCGAAGACCCCAAAGTGTGGGATGAACTGCCACTCGCCACCCGCTAA
- a CDS encoding beta-N-acetylhexosaminidase codes for MTATPARPTHALLLPRALLILCIAALPPTGGNATAAHIARSQHTLMTGAAPPSPPPLPLIPAPVQVQRGHGQISIDTRTPISIPPDDADAQHSANYLATLLQRTRNLTLHIHTEVVPTPGSIRLQQDPQSPVTQTEGYTLEAAPDQGIQIRARDARGLFYGTISAWQLLTADGGQGATEVPAVTIHDWPRFSWRGQLLDVARHFHDVDTVKHVIDAMAQHKLNVLHLHLNDDQGWRIEIKRYPKLTTIGAERIPPGAGRHGIPQHYGGFYTQHQIRELVAYAAERHITILPEIDMPGHAQAAVAAYPDIIGVTGTRPPVAVDWGVNPYLFNTATRSLDFIRNVLDEVLALFPSPYIHIGGDEAIKDQWEASPAIRAQMRMHGVKDMHAMQGWFNTQLAQYLTAHGRRLIGWDEIVQSGLPESASVMSWRGVDGAIAAAQQGHDVVMAPAGWMYLDNLQTERSDEPNGRLATLPLARVYALDPVPKELSPNQALHVLGLQGALWSEYIPSRWHIDHALFPRIAAVAEAAWSPMAVRNWDGFLTRLPAQLQRYHALGIDYSDGAFAADIMLERGPAPVLAGKPAYITLSNQTNTGQIRYTTDGNEPTLDSLRYTGPFPITLPTTVKAAVFTADGRPLATPRHRTFQHTSLLSVDTQGLRNCSDKGPLGLRVPLLPDMASPDTPVYNVDLFHACWIVPQMRLNDVHAIHIDAARLARNYGLAHDQSNVVQYPAHTAHGELEVRADCNQAPLVVIPLPPGNTIGKQFTLDAPLPPTVGIHDLCLRITAPIRGPLYGIGSVHLIDTPAPPPVPSTH; via the coding sequence ATGACCGCAACACCCGCACGACCGACGCATGCACTGCTGTTGCCGCGCGCCCTGCTCATCCTGTGCATTGCCGCACTGCCGCCCACCGGCGGCAACGCGACGGCAGCGCACATTGCAAGGTCACAACACACCTTGATGACGGGAGCCGCACCGCCCTCCCCACCACCACTACCCCTGATCCCAGCCCCCGTTCAAGTGCAACGCGGTCACGGACAGATCAGCATCGACACCCGCACCCCGATTTCCATCCCCCCCGATGATGCCGACGCACAACACAGCGCCAACTACCTGGCCACACTGCTACAGCGCACCCGTAACCTGACATTGCACATCCACACCGAAGTCGTCCCCACACCAGGCAGCATCCGCCTGCAACAGGATCCACAATCACCCGTCACACAGACTGAAGGCTACACACTGGAAGCCGCCCCCGATCAAGGGATCCAGATCCGTGCACGCGACGCACGCGGTCTGTTTTACGGCACGATCAGTGCATGGCAACTGCTCACGGCCGACGGCGGCCAAGGCGCGACCGAAGTACCGGCCGTCACGATTCACGACTGGCCACGCTTCAGCTGGCGTGGTCAACTCCTCGACGTGGCCCGTCACTTCCACGACGTAGACACCGTCAAGCACGTGATCGACGCCATGGCGCAACACAAACTCAACGTACTCCACCTGCACCTCAACGACGACCAGGGCTGGCGTATCGAGATCAAACGCTATCCCAAGCTCACCACCATCGGCGCCGAACGTATCCCACCAGGTGCCGGACGCCACGGGATACCGCAACACTACGGTGGCTTCTACACCCAGCATCAAATCCGCGAACTGGTCGCCTACGCCGCCGAACGCCACATCACCATCCTCCCGGAAATCGATATGCCCGGCCATGCACAGGCCGCCGTCGCTGCCTACCCGGACATCATCGGCGTCACCGGCACCCGCCCCCCTGTCGCCGTCGACTGGGGTGTCAACCCCTACCTGTTCAATACCGCAACACGCAGTCTGGACTTCATCCGCAATGTACTCGACGAAGTCCTCGCACTCTTCCCATCGCCGTACATTCACATCGGCGGTGACGAGGCCATCAAAGATCAGTGGGAGGCTTCGCCAGCGATCCGCGCACAGATGCGCATGCATGGAGTGAAAGACATGCATGCCATGCAGGGCTGGTTCAACACGCAACTCGCCCAGTATCTGACCGCACATGGCCGACGCCTGATCGGCTGGGACGAAATCGTCCAAAGCGGCCTCCCAGAAAGTGCCTCCGTCATGTCGTGGCGCGGCGTGGACGGCGCCATCGCCGCGGCGCAGCAGGGACACGATGTCGTCATGGCTCCCGCTGGGTGGATGTACCTGGACAACCTACAAACCGAGCGCAGCGACGAACCAAACGGACGCCTCGCCACACTGCCGCTCGCGCGCGTCTACGCACTGGACCCGGTGCCAAAAGAACTCAGCCCCAACCAAGCCCTGCACGTCCTTGGCCTACAGGGCGCCCTGTGGAGCGAATACATCCCCTCACGCTGGCACATTGATCACGCCCTGTTCCCGCGCATCGCCGCCGTTGCCGAAGCAGCCTGGTCACCTATGGCCGTGCGCAACTGGGACGGCTTCCTCACACGCTTACCCGCACAACTACAGCGCTATCACGCCCTGGGGATCGACTACAGCGACGGCGCATTCGCGGCCGACATCATGCTGGAGCGTGGTCCAGCCCCCGTACTCGCTGGCAAACCCGCCTACATCACACTCAGCAATCAAACCAACACCGGCCAGATTCGCTACACCACCGACGGCAACGAACCGACCCTGGATTCACTGCGCTACACCGGCCCCTTCCCCATCACACTGCCCACGACCGTCAAAGCGGCCGTATTCACCGCAGACGGCCGCCCACTGGCCACCCCCCGCCACCGCACCTTCCAGCACACCAGCCTGTTGAGTGTAGATACCCAAGGATTACGCAACTGCTCGGACAAGGGGCCACTGGGCTTGCGCGTGCCACTGCTGCCAGACATGGCCAGTCCCGACACGCCGGTTTACAACGTCGACCTGTTTCACGCCTGCTGGATCGTCCCGCAGATGCGCCTGAACGACGTGCACGCCATCCACATCGACGCCGCACGCCTGGCACGCAACTACGGTCTGGCCCACGATCAATCCAACGTCGTTCAGTATCCGGCACACACCGCACACGGCGAACTGGAAGTCCGCGCCGACTGCAACCAAGCGCCACTGGTAGTGATCCCACTCCCCCCCGGAAACACCATTGGCAAACAATTCACCCTCGACGCCCCCTTACCCCCGACCGTCGGTATCCACGACCTCTGCCTGCGCATCACCGCCCCCATCCGCGGCCCGCTGTACGGCATTGGTAGCGTCCACCTGATCGATACCCCCGCGCCGCCGCCCGTCCCGTCCACACACTGA